A stretch of Henckelia pumila isolate YLH828 chromosome 4, ASM3356847v2, whole genome shotgun sequence DNA encodes these proteins:
- the LOC140861741 gene encoding glutamate receptor 3.2-like isoform X2: protein MEFGGRKCKNLYERERMMNFILLRVVVPLSLLFVVGFSQQNSRPGNVTIGAILTLGSINGGVAKIAMDAAVKDVNSDPRILGGRQLVLTVSDANFSGFRSIIGGLQYMATGIVAVIGPQTSGMAHILSHLTNELHVPMLSFTALDPSLSSLQYPYFVQTAPNDLYQMTTIADMVSYFDYKEVVVIYTDDDQSRGSMVALGDKLAERLCRITYKAVLSPETLATREEIMNELVKISLIESRVVVVHAFAAVGRMVFDLAHSQRMMEKGYVWIATAWLSTVLDSKPVSGESAKTIEGVLTLRPYTPDSTRKRAFLSRWKNLSNGSIGLNPYGLYAYDTVLMIANAVGEFLERGGNISFSDNPILSSMGRSLNIGALHTFDEGEQILANILQTNMYGLTGPIAFQPDKSMIRPAFDILNVIGEGYKHIGYWSNYSGLSIVPPEILYKKAPNRSSASQKLASVVWPGRTTVKPHGWVLPHYGRPLRIGIPDRVGYKEFVSKDEKTNEIHGYCIDVFLAAVQLLPYALSYEFIPFGDRHKNPSYTELVNLIKTGVFDAAVGDITIVTNRTKIVDFTQPYIESGLLVVVPVRKQRSSAWAFLRPFTAPMWAVTGAFFVMVAVVVWILEHRINDEFRGPPKKQLITILWFGFSTMFFAHRENTISTLGRMVLLIWLFVVLIITSSYTASLTSILTMQQLAPSIRGIESLITSNDRIGFQVGSFSEDYLNEELNIPKSRLVPLGSPEEYADALTNRRVTAIVDERPYMELFLSSYCKFQAVGQEFTKSGWGFAFPRDSLLALDMSTAIATLSENGELPKIRDKWLKRRGCGQADTAGSDRFQLDSFWGLFIICGTACLLALVIYLCKIIRKFNRYFAHESETLTPNNSRSKRIQRFLSFVDEKEEESRRRLKRKHSVGISRDDCEERGSSIGTKSEILVQRPNGNTYFHYG, encoded by the exons ATGGAATTTGGAGGCAGAAAGTGCAAGAATCTGTACGAGAGAGAGAGAAT GATGAATTTCATTTTGCTGAGGGTGGTGGTGCCTTTATCTCTTCTTTTTGTTGTGGGATTCTCACAACAGAATTCAAGACCAGGTAATGTGACAATTGGGGCTATTTTAACCCTTGGAAGTATTAATGGGGGAGTGGCAAAGATTGCCATGGACGCTGCTGTTAAAGATGTGAATTCTGATCCAAGAATTCTTGGGGGGAGACAGCTAGTTCTCACCGTATCAGATGCGAATTTTAGTGGTTTTCGAAGTATCATTGGAG GATTGCAGTACATGGCAACTGGTATCGTAGCTGTTATTGGGCCTCAAACCTCTGGAATGGCTCATATTTTGTCACACCTTACAAATGAACTCCATGTCCCAATGCTGTCATTCACGGCTTTGGATCCTAGTCTTTCCTCACTTCAATACCCGTACTTCGTTCAAACGGCACCAAACGACCTTTACCAAATGACTACAATAGCTGATATGGTTAGTTATTTTGATTATAAAGAAGTGGTAGTTATTTACACAGATGATGATCAGAGCCGGGGATCTATGGTTGCTCTAGGGGATAAGTTAGCCGAGAGGCTTTGTAGAATCACCTACAAGGCAGTGCTTTCTCCTGAAACATTAGCTACTCGTGAGGAAATCATGAACGAGTTAGTTAAGATCTCTCTGATTGAATCCCGAGTAGTTGTTGTGCATGCTTTTGCTGCAGTTGGCCGTATGGTTTTTGATTTGGCTCATAGCCAGAGAATGATGGAGAAGGGATATGTTTGGATCGCTACAGCTTGGCTCTCTACAGTGTTAGATTCCAAACCGGTTTCTGGAGAATCTGCCAAAACAATAGAAGGGGTTCTCACACTACGCCCATACACGCCAGACTCTACAAGAAAAAGGGCTTTCTTGTCTCGATGGAAAAACTTGAGTAATGGTTCGATAGGGCTGAATCCGTATGGCTTATATGCTTATGATACTGTCTTGATGATTGCTAATGCAGTGGGTGAATTTCTTGAACGTGGTGGTAACATTTCCTTCTCAGATAACCCGATTTTGAGTAGCATGGGACGGAGCCTGAATATTGGTGCCTTACACACATTCGATGAAGGGGAACAAATTCTTGCCAACATATTACAAACAAACATGTATGGTCTAACTGGCCCAATAGCATTCCAGCCAGATAAATCCATGATACGTCCAGCTTTTGATATACTCAATGTAATTGGAGAGGGTTACAAGCATATAGGCTATTGGTCTAACTACTCCGGTCTTTCTATAGTGCCTCCAGAGATTCTTTACAAAAAAGCACCTAATCGTTCGAGTGCGAGCCAAAAATTAGCCAGTGTTGTGTGGCCTGGAAGAACGACAGTCAAGCCGCATGGATGGGTACTTCCGCATTACGGAAGACCGTTGAGAATTGGAATACCAGACCGAGTCGGTTACAAGGAATTTGTTTCGAAGGATGAAAAAACCAACGAGATCCATGGATATTGCATTGATGTTTTTCTTGCCGCTGTACAGTTACTTCCCTATGCACTGTCTTATGAATTCATCCCGTTCGGAGATAGACATAAGAATCCCAGCTACACAGAGTTGGTAAATTTGATCAAAACTGGT GTCTTTGATGCAGCTGTTGGTGACATAACTATTGTAACAAACCGCACAAAAATTGTTGATTTTACTCAGCCTTACATCGAGTCGGGGCTTCTTGTGGTGGTACCAGTAAGAAAGCAGCGCTCAAGTGCTTGGGCTTTCTTGCGGCCATTTACTGCACCAATGTGGGCGGTCACAGGGGCGTTTTTTGTTATGGTAGCAGTTGTAGTTTGGATTTTGGAGCACAGAATAAATGACGAATTCCGTGGTCCACCCAAGAAACAACTCATCACAATTTTATG GTTTGGCTTCTCGACTATGTTCTTTGCTCACA GAGAAAATACAATTAGCACACTTGGTCGAATGGTTCTGCTCATCTGGCTTTTTGTCGTTTTAATCATCACCTCCAGCTACACTGCTAGCTTGACTTCTATCCTCACCATGCAACAGTTGGCCCCATCAATCAGAGGAATCGAGTCTCTGATAACAAGCAATGACCGAATAGGATTCCAAGTTGGATCTTTTTCTGAAGATTATTTAAATGAGGAACTCAACATCCCTAAATCGAGGCTCGTTCCTCTCGGATCACCAGAAGAATATGCAGATGCCTTAACGAACAGAAGAGTTACTGCAATCGTAGATGAACGTCCATACATGGAACTATTCCTCTCAAGCTACTGCAAGTTCCAAGCTGTGGGACAGGAGTTCACGAAAAGTGGATGGGGATTT GCATTTCCAAGAGACTCCCTTTTAGCACTGGACATGTCCACCGCGATCGCAACGTTATCAGAAAATGGTGAACTCCCAAAAATACGGGACAAATGGCTGAAAAGACGAGGTTGCGGCCAGGCAGATACTGCAGGATCAGACAGATTTCAGTTAGATAGCTTTTGGGGACTTTTCATTATATGTGGAACAGCATGTTTACTTGCTCTCGTAATCTATTTATGCAAGATTATAAGAAAGTTCAACCGATATTTTGCTCACGAATCAGAAACCTTGACACCAAACAATTCACGGTCCAAACGAATCCAAAGATTCTTGTCCTTTGTCGATGAGAAGGAAGAAGAGTCAAGGAGAAGGCTGAAAAGGAAGCACTCGGTGGGGATATCCAGAGATGATTGTGAAGAACGTGGATCTTCAATTGGAACTAAATCTGAAATTTTAGTTCAGAGGCCTAATGGCAATACTTATTTTCACTATGGTTGA
- the LOC140861741 gene encoding glutamate receptor 3.2-like isoform X1 has translation MEFGGRKCKNLYERERIRMNFILLRVVVPLSLLFVVGFSQQNSRPGNVTIGAILTLGSINGGVAKIAMDAAVKDVNSDPRILGGRQLVLTVSDANFSGFRSIIGGLQYMATGIVAVIGPQTSGMAHILSHLTNELHVPMLSFTALDPSLSSLQYPYFVQTAPNDLYQMTTIADMVSYFDYKEVVVIYTDDDQSRGSMVALGDKLAERLCRITYKAVLSPETLATREEIMNELVKISLIESRVVVVHAFAAVGRMVFDLAHSQRMMEKGYVWIATAWLSTVLDSKPVSGESAKTIEGVLTLRPYTPDSTRKRAFLSRWKNLSNGSIGLNPYGLYAYDTVLMIANAVGEFLERGGNISFSDNPILSSMGRSLNIGALHTFDEGEQILANILQTNMYGLTGPIAFQPDKSMIRPAFDILNVIGEGYKHIGYWSNYSGLSIVPPEILYKKAPNRSSASQKLASVVWPGRTTVKPHGWVLPHYGRPLRIGIPDRVGYKEFVSKDEKTNEIHGYCIDVFLAAVQLLPYALSYEFIPFGDRHKNPSYTELVNLIKTGVFDAAVGDITIVTNRTKIVDFTQPYIESGLLVVVPVRKQRSSAWAFLRPFTAPMWAVTGAFFVMVAVVVWILEHRINDEFRGPPKKQLITILWFGFSTMFFAHRENTISTLGRMVLLIWLFVVLIITSSYTASLTSILTMQQLAPSIRGIESLITSNDRIGFQVGSFSEDYLNEELNIPKSRLVPLGSPEEYADALTNRRVTAIVDERPYMELFLSSYCKFQAVGQEFTKSGWGFAFPRDSLLALDMSTAIATLSENGELPKIRDKWLKRRGCGQADTAGSDRFQLDSFWGLFIICGTACLLALVIYLCKIIRKFNRYFAHESETLTPNNSRSKRIQRFLSFVDEKEEESRRRLKRKHSVGISRDDCEERGSSIGTKSEILVQRPNGNTYFHYG, from the exons ATGGAATTTGGAGGCAGAAAGTGCAAGAATCTGTACGAGAGAGAGAGAAT CAGGATGAATTTCATTTTGCTGAGGGTGGTGGTGCCTTTATCTCTTCTTTTTGTTGTGGGATTCTCACAACAGAATTCAAGACCAGGTAATGTGACAATTGGGGCTATTTTAACCCTTGGAAGTATTAATGGGGGAGTGGCAAAGATTGCCATGGACGCTGCTGTTAAAGATGTGAATTCTGATCCAAGAATTCTTGGGGGGAGACAGCTAGTTCTCACCGTATCAGATGCGAATTTTAGTGGTTTTCGAAGTATCATTGGAG GATTGCAGTACATGGCAACTGGTATCGTAGCTGTTATTGGGCCTCAAACCTCTGGAATGGCTCATATTTTGTCACACCTTACAAATGAACTCCATGTCCCAATGCTGTCATTCACGGCTTTGGATCCTAGTCTTTCCTCACTTCAATACCCGTACTTCGTTCAAACGGCACCAAACGACCTTTACCAAATGACTACAATAGCTGATATGGTTAGTTATTTTGATTATAAAGAAGTGGTAGTTATTTACACAGATGATGATCAGAGCCGGGGATCTATGGTTGCTCTAGGGGATAAGTTAGCCGAGAGGCTTTGTAGAATCACCTACAAGGCAGTGCTTTCTCCTGAAACATTAGCTACTCGTGAGGAAATCATGAACGAGTTAGTTAAGATCTCTCTGATTGAATCCCGAGTAGTTGTTGTGCATGCTTTTGCTGCAGTTGGCCGTATGGTTTTTGATTTGGCTCATAGCCAGAGAATGATGGAGAAGGGATATGTTTGGATCGCTACAGCTTGGCTCTCTACAGTGTTAGATTCCAAACCGGTTTCTGGAGAATCTGCCAAAACAATAGAAGGGGTTCTCACACTACGCCCATACACGCCAGACTCTACAAGAAAAAGGGCTTTCTTGTCTCGATGGAAAAACTTGAGTAATGGTTCGATAGGGCTGAATCCGTATGGCTTATATGCTTATGATACTGTCTTGATGATTGCTAATGCAGTGGGTGAATTTCTTGAACGTGGTGGTAACATTTCCTTCTCAGATAACCCGATTTTGAGTAGCATGGGACGGAGCCTGAATATTGGTGCCTTACACACATTCGATGAAGGGGAACAAATTCTTGCCAACATATTACAAACAAACATGTATGGTCTAACTGGCCCAATAGCATTCCAGCCAGATAAATCCATGATACGTCCAGCTTTTGATATACTCAATGTAATTGGAGAGGGTTACAAGCATATAGGCTATTGGTCTAACTACTCCGGTCTTTCTATAGTGCCTCCAGAGATTCTTTACAAAAAAGCACCTAATCGTTCGAGTGCGAGCCAAAAATTAGCCAGTGTTGTGTGGCCTGGAAGAACGACAGTCAAGCCGCATGGATGGGTACTTCCGCATTACGGAAGACCGTTGAGAATTGGAATACCAGACCGAGTCGGTTACAAGGAATTTGTTTCGAAGGATGAAAAAACCAACGAGATCCATGGATATTGCATTGATGTTTTTCTTGCCGCTGTACAGTTACTTCCCTATGCACTGTCTTATGAATTCATCCCGTTCGGAGATAGACATAAGAATCCCAGCTACACAGAGTTGGTAAATTTGATCAAAACTGGT GTCTTTGATGCAGCTGTTGGTGACATAACTATTGTAACAAACCGCACAAAAATTGTTGATTTTACTCAGCCTTACATCGAGTCGGGGCTTCTTGTGGTGGTACCAGTAAGAAAGCAGCGCTCAAGTGCTTGGGCTTTCTTGCGGCCATTTACTGCACCAATGTGGGCGGTCACAGGGGCGTTTTTTGTTATGGTAGCAGTTGTAGTTTGGATTTTGGAGCACAGAATAAATGACGAATTCCGTGGTCCACCCAAGAAACAACTCATCACAATTTTATG GTTTGGCTTCTCGACTATGTTCTTTGCTCACA GAGAAAATACAATTAGCACACTTGGTCGAATGGTTCTGCTCATCTGGCTTTTTGTCGTTTTAATCATCACCTCCAGCTACACTGCTAGCTTGACTTCTATCCTCACCATGCAACAGTTGGCCCCATCAATCAGAGGAATCGAGTCTCTGATAACAAGCAATGACCGAATAGGATTCCAAGTTGGATCTTTTTCTGAAGATTATTTAAATGAGGAACTCAACATCCCTAAATCGAGGCTCGTTCCTCTCGGATCACCAGAAGAATATGCAGATGCCTTAACGAACAGAAGAGTTACTGCAATCGTAGATGAACGTCCATACATGGAACTATTCCTCTCAAGCTACTGCAAGTTCCAAGCTGTGGGACAGGAGTTCACGAAAAGTGGATGGGGATTT GCATTTCCAAGAGACTCCCTTTTAGCACTGGACATGTCCACCGCGATCGCAACGTTATCAGAAAATGGTGAACTCCCAAAAATACGGGACAAATGGCTGAAAAGACGAGGTTGCGGCCAGGCAGATACTGCAGGATCAGACAGATTTCAGTTAGATAGCTTTTGGGGACTTTTCATTATATGTGGAACAGCATGTTTACTTGCTCTCGTAATCTATTTATGCAAGATTATAAGAAAGTTCAACCGATATTTTGCTCACGAATCAGAAACCTTGACACCAAACAATTCACGGTCCAAACGAATCCAAAGATTCTTGTCCTTTGTCGATGAGAAGGAAGAAGAGTCAAGGAGAAGGCTGAAAAGGAAGCACTCGGTGGGGATATCCAGAGATGATTGTGAAGAACGTGGATCTTCAATTGGAACTAAATCTGAAATTTTAGTTCAGAGGCCTAATGGCAATACTTATTTTCACTATGGTTGA